The segment gcagagagaaggcagtgctggcacaggagaACGCTGCCCTGGAAGCCCGACTGGCAGCCACGGAGCGGGACCTGCGAggcctttcagagcagctggcagaggccaggtaaaggcagggaggagacccTGGGTGGGACATTACTGAAGGTCTGTAGTTACAAAGGTGGTGAGCATTATGCCAGGATTTACTGCCTGCTGTGTGCTCTCCAGATGTTTCTtgggcagagaagcaaagagataCGAGCAAAAAGGGAAGGATACTGTGATGTGAATATTACTTTTCTGCCAGCTCAACTCTCAAAGCTTTTTTTGGGTGCCTGCTTGGGACCCCTTGCACATTCCTGTGACAAGTGCAAAGCAAGCCAACTTGGCACTCAGTTGAGGACCAGGAACACTGTGCAGATGTTTGCTGAATCCAGAagtttccctctggttttgctttctccttcagtgTATCTGACCATCAATCTTTgcttgccaagttgtttgacatggggtttttggaattcaAGGCTCTTAGATGTGTTGTGAGTAGGGCGCTGACGCTTCAGGTGAAGCTGGAGGGTCATGCTGAAAATCTtgagagcctgcagagctgactCTTGTGATGGATGGTGCAGAACCTAGAACTGcttacaaacagcagcagcagcagaagggaaaggtcTTGTGACTTCTTGACAGTGTCTGGGGATTCTTGCTGCGCACTGATTCTTGCCCACTTGTCCAGTCACCTCTGTAACCTGTCAAGGATCTTTTTGGCTGAttgttcttcctttttaaagagtGCCCAGATatttgggcactgctggcttagTTAGCCAAAAATAAAGGTAGCAATTGGTCTTGTTCATCCAATTCCAGTAATTTAATTGGCCGGATATCTGTCCCTCCTCCTAGAGAGTTCTTGTGCAGATAGAAACCTACTTCTGGTTTCCTACTCATGCTGCTAGAAGCCAGAGGTTTTGCTATATGGTTTGGTGAATTCCTTTAGTCCCTTTTACTTAGAGAGTGCCTGGCCAACAAAGTACCTATACGTCCACTATGAATGGCATGAGCATTGAGGagtcagccaggagagccctgttctgtcctgcacctgcagagtgacttggaagtgctgatgagctcagggctgtgagcaAAGGCTGGGCTTTTGTCCCTTTGCAGATACTTGGTGGGCACACCCGTGTGTGATAGGTCAGGCAACAGCAATTTCAGCTTTGGTTGCTGAGACCAAACTGAGCTGGGCTAGGTCATGAGGAAAGGCTGCCCAGTCACCTGGAGGGGCCTGATTTGCTATGTAAAGTGGCAAGATAGTCCTGCTGTATCTGACTTTCCATGCAAGCCATTTTGCATACTAAGGTGTAGGGATCTTAAGGCACATCTTACTGGAGaagctgcccctgtgtgccaggaACAATTGCTCTTCATCTTCACGCCTTGTAGGTCAGAGAAGGAGAGCCTGCAAAGCAGCCTGCTGGAGGCTGAGCAGCACATATGGGAGCTGGAGATAGCCAGGAGCCGTGTGGAAGCCCAAgtgtgcagggccaggcaggcgATACTGGGTGAGAGCCTGGTGCGCTTTGTTTCTGCTGAtggccctgcccagtgcagTGGCTGCGAAGGCAGCTCTGTGCGCAGGGCTTCtgagcagtgaagcagctgagggcaggtccCTCCTTGCCTGAAACTGGAAGGGCTTAAGGCCAGCAGATTGCTCTGCTTGTGGAGTGTCTGACTGCTGCCGTGTGTCATGTTTGCAGAGGATGTGAGGGGCCTTCATcgtgagctgctggctgtaagagctctcagccagcagcaatgtGAAGACATGGCTGAACAGCTCCGCTGGGCACAAGAGCAGTGCTGCAAGGCTCTGAGACTCTGGCAATCtgcccaggaagaggaaaaaaggaatctcATGAGAGAACTGGTAAGAAACAAGAGGCCCCTGAAGATTTCAGGCAGGTTTGGTGGGCTGGctcagcagaagagcagcctgagTATGTGACATGGCCGCAAGCATCTGCTGTAGGCCAGACgttgctgggccaggcagcaggggcctTCAAGGGCTCATACTTGAAGGCCTGTGAAGAGCCAGAGGACAATGCTGGGACAGTATATGCATGCACAGGTTGAGGATGGGCATCAGCCAAGTTCCCCAGGAGGCTGGGTGGTCGCCACCCAAAGCATGGCAGTGAAGGGGCAGGATCTTCCCCACAGCCTTGTGCCATGCAGCAGGCGGCTGCTGACCTTGCTGCCAACTGCAGTCCCAGCAACTGGGTTCCTTGCTTTCTGTCCTCCCATGGTGGACAGATGTCTTTGGGCCTGAATCATATGCAAGAGGCCCCGTGTTGCTGGTATTTCAGCTGGTGGCCTGCCTTGTGACTGGATCATGGAGGCGCtggcctcatcctcatcctgcagTCCATGTGCAGCTCTTCCTTGATCAAAGGGCAGGGGGAATGTGAGCACAGAGCCTCTGAGAacaggcagaaatgctgaggagagaggggctagaaaacaggcagccatgagagcagggaaggaaggtggcatctccttccttccacctGCTGACACTCCCTCTACATTTTGGGTTAGAACAGCATTGCTGGAGGGCACAAAGTCATGACTCATGTGCACTTTCCAGGTGGGGGGGTTGTTGGAGGGATGGAGCTTCCATTTCTCTCTATGGGGAGCATTGCTTGGACTTCATCAGGAATTGTCTCTTCCCCTCATCAGGAGAGACAACTGGAAGAGCAGCATGTGGAGGCAcggaagcagctggaggaatGGGCAAACTTCCTGGCGGAGgtacagagggagcaggagaaaaggctgcttgagatgaAGCAGGAAATTGGCATCATgcaagctgaagaagaaaagctacCAAGCAGAGGCAGTCAAGAGGCACAGAGTGTGGAAAGAgagtttgtgtgctgttttggACTCCTCTGTGCTCCCTATgggcactgcttccctgggcactgtCTGTCTGGGTGGCATTGTCTCTTAGCTGGCCCCTTAGAAATACGAGCATGagaacaaaatgcttttggaaagcgAGAGCACATCAGTCTTGGTTGCCACACAAGTGGAGTGTGGGAAGTTTAAAGCCATCTTCTCTTCCTTTGTGTGCAgatgctgcaggaagagcagcgtCAGAAGATTGCTGTCATCCACAAGGTGtaccagctgcagagagagctgaagcaaagtgagcagctgaggcagaggcTGAATGAGCAGTGGCAGAACGGGCAGGTGAGCCTGAGtaggcaggcagcagagggaagggcagtgaTGGGGGCAGGAACTGGAGATCTGAGGAAGGGGAGGCAAGGACtactgcaggcactggaagcacagagcctggcaggctccagtgctgagcagcaggaagaagagcTGGGATGGAAGGGTGAGAGCTGGGtaaagaagcagaaagaagtggctGAATAGAAGTGCTTTAGAGACTGGAAAAGAGGAAACCTGAGTGTGATGGCAGGTGCCAGTAAGATTTCTCTTGATGGAATATCAAGGTcatgctgcaggctgagctgcaggaagctgagaggaaGATGATGGCAATGGAGAAGAGGCACCAAGAGGAAATGGAAAGGATGCACAaggtcctgctgcagtgcaggctggctgaagaaaagcaggtgaGTGAAAGAACAGGAGGCACTGCAGTCCTGCAACAAGTGGTCTCTGCCCTTGCTGCCtttcccctgcagagcagcagtggatggGGGCAATGTCTCTGACCGCCGTGCTCTGTGGGCTCCATGGCAGCTGGACAGAAGGACACTTCCTGGGCTgctgaatctcagctgctgccctgggcagcagggcaagtGCTTTGGCCAGTGGGCCAGCAATCCTGTGAATGTATTTCTGCTGGCCTCTTAGTGCTCCCTTTGTTTTTTGAGGGGTTTGTTCAGGTGAGCATGGTGACCCACACAGATTCTGAGCAagttgtccctgtccatggtgaCTGCAGTCCTCAGAACGGGCTGAAGTGTAAAGTTGCTCTTTCCCTTTCACGCTCTCCTCCACGGCTGGCTGTgacaagctgtagtctctgactGCTTGTGTGGGTTTGACTTGAGGAGGAAGAGTTgacagctcagcctgcagcctAACACCAGTGCTGTTCCTAAGGGCTTGCCTTTGAAATGCTCTGTCTGGGACATCTCTGCCAAGCACCTTTCTGACACAAAcaaatttcttctcccaggtggACGCAGGATCTGCCATcgaagctgctggtgcagcagcatcctgccaAGAAGCCTCCTCTCCACAGCCTGAAAACCAGAGCATGAGCAGCTCGGCCCACtcaagccaggagagagagaagcagttcctgaagctgctgagtaCATCCTGGGGATTTCTTGTGTGACTGAGCAGTGTTTTATGGGGTGTGTGTGCCTCAGCATGGGCTGGAGCACatgttcctcctgcctttggtgtCAGACAGACATTTTGGACTCCCTACAGAAGCAAGTGTTGTGCTTGggggcagccaggcagcactttggggcattccttttgcctttgagggcagctgggagtgggtgggctttgcctgagcttccctgtgcagtcaagacaaaagcagggattgttttgcaagcagcagaaggctgcaaccCAGCCAATGCCTCCGTGAAGGTGTGTGTGCTAGTCTGGCCAAACTGATGAGAACATTTGGCTTCCTAGATTCCCTTTAGACTCCTGACCTGTCACCAGCCATTGGAGACAAAATACTTCCCAGAACTTGATTGTCTGTGGGGCTGGTTtaatgctggtgttgtttttatgactgTTAGTACTTCTACTGTTCCTTCTACAGTTTGGGTTTGATAAGAATTCTACATTTTGGTTAGCCTGACCTCCTGGAAGATAACATGAGGTGACAGCACAGAGAGAGAAGAGGTCTTTTCAATGTGCCTTAAAAGTTAAAATGTTACATTCTTAGAACAATCCCAAGGTATCAGATAGGAagtgttgttttcattgtgcCCCAAAAGAAGAAGGACGTTTTTTTACAATCCCTGTTGGATATTTTAGTTGTATGCCTAGGAAGATGCATCAAAGAGACACATCCATGTGGCATTTCCAGATAGAACTGCCCTGCAGGCAATTCTCAGGAGgaagcctgcagcccctctgctgcatgTTCCTGCAGTACCAGGCACTTTGTCACTGCTAATGCCCAGCTGATAAACACTCTTGGAATACTAAGCGTTGGCCTCAATCcctgcacagattcctgcactCTAGGAAAGCACACCAAGCCCTTGGTGACTCTGCAGTACAGCTGAGTTGCTTCTTACAACTAGTAATagctgccagtgcagtgctgtcagAGACTAACGggtcaggcacagagcagagcccagtttACTCAGTGTCTGCCATCAGCTGTTGGGACAAAAGGTGGATTGATTGACTCCTCTGTGGGTCTGAAGAGAAAGACAACCATGTTCTGCCTTGAGTGGGGTCAACAGCTTGTAACAGAGCTGGGTGTGCCTCTGGCTTCTTGACAGTGGCTGTCAGTGGCCATTCGTGGGCTTTGCCAAGCTTTTTGTCATACCTGCCCTGCCactgacagctgctgtgcctgcaggggctggagccttcctcagctgtggggttGCAGCTGGCGCCCCattgctgcagctttgcctgggCTGGTGAGAGGATCAGCATCTCCTTTGTGCAGGTGTCTGTGTCACGGCAGCGCCTGAGGAGCGGCGCTGTCCTTGTGACccgtctgggctgtgccctttgGGAAGATGGGGCACGTGGGTGCTGTTCAAGGGGCCAAGTCCAGTGcccgtggctgctgcagcccaggctgaagACCAGCACTTGTAGTTCTTCACTAAATGAGGAACAGGCAAAGTGGTCTTCAGAACTTAGCCTGCTCCTAAATAAAAGGGTTCTAATTCTTAGAGTCATTGTTCTTGGATGTAGCatgagctgctgttctctgaaaatgtcaagGCATTCTTTAGGCAAACTGCTGAGAGGAAGGGaacatcccctcctctcctggaattcactttgcaagattctttctgctctgcaaaaaGCAGATGTTGATAAAAATTCATCCCAGATCCCAGGGTGCATTGAATCCTTGGAAGTATGTAATCTTGTGCTGAATCTCCCAAGAGAGTGTTTCTTCCCAAGAAAATGAAGGCTCCTGATTTTTCAGCCCTCCTCCCCATTTGTAGATGACAGCCGCTTGCCTTGGTGCCAGTTTGTCTTCTgatttctgtctgctctgatgGTTTTTCCATGGGCTTAGTTTCCCTTCAAGGCAACCCTGCAAAGGAGTGTGGGAGAATCagactctgtgcagagctgcctgttttgctggggctgctgttgttgttgttcttgttgatGTTATCGTTAGCCAAAAGACCAcaaattgctcagagccccagagagTGGAGCTGGGTTTCAGATCTCCTGCAAGCACAATCTCTCTGTTTTGAACTTTgcttcttgcattttgtttctttcagggtGTGTGGTGAGTGTGGAAGATCCAGAAAAAAAGTACACTGGATGGGAACATCTTGGCAGTGGGTGAGTGCAGTCACACTTATTTCTACAGAACCACAGGCCAGGAATTTTGGTGGTGCAATGGCACGTGGGAAGTCAGGCAAGCTGCAAGCATcttcagagcctggctccagattGTCCCTGTCTCACTACTGAGGCAGTACAAGGCATCATCAAAGATAAGTGGATGCTGACAATGTCTTGGCTGCctcaaggagcaggacctggaagccctcctgtccctccaagaTGTGGCACCAGTTTGCCTATTTTCCCAGGAGACATGGTTTTGTATGATTCAAAGTAATATGGCCACActcatgaaggaaggaaaacctgAGAGAGCAGGTTTTATGTGTTGTTTCCCACCAGACAGCTGTCAAATAACAGCTCTCAGTAGCATTTCTTAGTagtatttttctggaaacaatattcagtggtcaggaaaataagaaaggctgTGTGGCATTGCCTGAGTTTGGCAGGTAGGATGAAAAGAGAGCAGTGAGAAGgaccagcagcactgtgtgtttCATTGCCTGGAAAGGCACGTCACAGGCACatacacaagaagaaaaaggcaaagaaaaccccCCCACATGCATAACCTACTGTGTACATTGGAGATTTCTAGcagccctttttcttcctgtgggagccagcttttctcttggacactctgcatggcagagggctgctgggctgctgtgcccttggctgaAGAGTAGACAAAGCCCAGTGTTTTagagccactgcaggcagcacagagctcctgcctgggctgccttttgCTCCTCAGCACTGAACAACTTCTCTGTTCTTGCCACTGTTCTGATTCTAGGGGCTTTGGAGCTGTTTATAAGGCCTTCGACACTGCCACAGGACAAGCGGTGAGTGCCCATGCAGATCTTGCAGCTCTTGAGTGCTTTCCCTGTGATGTGATCTGTGGCCAGAGCTTTGGGCcgcctgtctgtgctgcagaggctgttctgcagaagcagtCTGTCTAGAGGCAGGCTGCAAAATGCATTTGGGACAGACTTTGTCCTTCCTACCTACCTGAATGAATGCAAGGATGGCCGTGGTCTCTTTCAGAGGACACGCTAGCTTGGACTTACTGGATAAATATGCATAGATTAGCTGATGGCAAGAGCCATCATTCCAGCCCAATTCCTCTTAAGCCCAGGATcagacacagatattttgttttctatcacGTGATTCAGTTGGAAAATACAATGCAAGCCCTTCAGAAAGAGAGATCTTGTCTGAAGCACAGTTTTGCCTTTCAGTCCTAGGGAACCTagttcacatacacacacacctacACACACAGAGGGACACATGCACAGATGAATGAGAAGAAGTTGATGAAGAGCCTTAAATAATACAACCTTGTGTTGATCCTGTGTTCCACTAGAGAGATGCTCTCTGTTCTGAACAGGCATGGTGGTGTCTTGGAGAGtcttgctgctctttggggctaGAAGTTCCAAGTCCTGAATTCTCCTTTTTGACTCTCAGGAAATACATTCCATCTTCCTTGATAGTAAGGAATTAGAGAAGGTAGTTCCttatccagctgcagagctgtgctcaggaacTGCACTTGGAGGGAGGTCTCGGAGGCGTCCAAAAGCCCCAAGCCCTGTGCTTAGAACTTGGGGCACATCCATAGTGTACCACAGAAAGAGGtattcatttttaaacccaTTCAATAATTTCAAGTCTAAAGATTGTTCTTCAAACTTGCAAAAGCCAAACTGAAGAAGTGAGGATGTGCTGGGATTGTAACTTTACCTTGAGTCactttgcagttcttttttgACAGCATTTTCCCCATCATGTTTTATGTGTTTACTCTGGCACACAATTGAATTGGCAGCCGTCTCTTCACAGGAGCAAAATTACTTTTGGCTTCCAAAGCGTGTGTAAATGATAATAGTAGTGCTAAACAAAGTCTGTTTGAGAAGCCTGCGGGTGCAGAGGGTGGTGTTAGCGCTTTGTGGTTGATGGTTTAGAGTCCCTTTTTTCCAAGGTGACAAGGCATCCAGGCCCATGAGTGCCAGAGAAAGAGGCTCTGGTCATGTCTGTCCCTAAGAGCTTTTGATGTCATTGTAGGTGGCTGTAAAGGAACTTTAtctccagcaccagggctgtgagggaatattaaaagaaatcctgctcatgagagaaaataagaacgCCAATATTGTCAGCTACTTAGAAAGGTAAGTAGTTCTGGTGATTTTCTGGGAATGTTCATTTCCATACTTGCAAGGCAaagatttaaaagctctttagcCACTGGCAGAAAATGGATCTTTCAATGAACATCAATCCACTCCTGCACCAGGCATGGGAGGAGTTTACATTCTGTCCCCATGAATGCTTCCTGACATAAACAGCTTGAAGATTGATCTCAGAAACCTGGCTCTCTTACTAAGCCAGCAGCCTGTATGTTCACTTGCTGCatgtggttttgctggtttggggcatGATTTTTTCCAAGTGTTGGAGGAGAAAACATGCCAGAGATTATTTCCCTTGTGCTGTTCCCACTATTTTCCATAGCCTTGCATGCCAAAAGACTAGGCTAGGAGACACATAATTTGCCAGGTCTgaaattgttttcctgtttgtgactgtcctttctgcaaggttttccaaagggtgttggcagtgctgaaCACCCACTTGCCTTTagtaaaagctgtgaaaactgtgtctccttgctgctggagggaatggtgcaatttgtgtctgaagatgatgaagcagctgctgggatgtgccCACTTCCAGATTTATCTTTTTCCTCACTaaacctcctttttcccctgcttgccACCTAAGCCGTCTCCTTTTCCATGGATGTGCCTTCCTCCTTTAGGTGGCACAGATGGCAGGCACTGGCTAGCCTAGGTGGAGTGTGTCTTCATTTGATTCCATCTTCATTTACCAGTgacctggaaacaaaactcagctgtagtcttttcttccccacagcAATTTAGCTGTGCACGTTCAGCTCCACGCTGttgctttcctcttgcagctacCTTGTGGATGAGGCTGTCCTGCTGGTGTTGGAATATATGGATGGAGGCTCCTTAGCTGATGTGGTCACTGTGAGAAGGATGGCTGTAGGACACATAGCAACAGTGTGTCGGGAGGTAAGGGGTCCTGCTTGTGCTTGGGATGGCTTGGACAAGGCTAGTCCTTTGAAAGCACTGCAAAGTGAGTGATTCCATGTTCAgagctttctttctgtgttgctcttctgcttcagagaagaaagagcatctggactgaagtgcctgccagtgtccctgcccttcctgtACTCTGTTCTTCACTCTTATCCACCATCATTGaactctctgtctctttttcctttttattttctgttctgcacttTGCCTCcccaagcctttgcccagagcctttctgcactgccttctttgcctgtaagtgcaaaggtgctgctgtgagagaTTTAAACCAGAGGCCAAGCCAAAGAGAGACTCATCTGTCACAGGTCTCCACTCCAAAGGATGGCACGGCACCCAGCATGGTGCttgctgctgcaaactgacaaaagAGCTACTTCCAAGTCTGCTGTCGAGGCAGCCGTAGAACCCTTGTCCTCCAGTCTCCCACCAGACAGTGATCCCCTTGGTATCCAAGGCAGGGACGTTTCCCTCTTTTGACAAACCATTGTTTGTCGTCCGGACGGGGAGAGCGCATccgctgcagcagcgctcattctgactggctttgcaggggacagtctgGAGCAACGACTGACTGATGCTTCCCCCTCCAAAGCTAATATGCCTTCCCTTGGAAAGATCCTGCTCTcctagtgctgcagcagcaagctcttcctcctgccagcactcactGCTCCTTGGAGATCTGTGAATCTTCAGGAGCAGCCTCCTTTTGCATGTGATGAAATCAGATCAGGCTAACTCTTGgcctcctctttctttttcccctggcagtgcctgcaaggcctggcTTTCCTTCATGCCAAGCAGGTGATCCACAGAGACATCAAAAGCGACAACATCCTTCTGGGCCGGGATGGCTCCGTCAAGCTGGGTGGGTATTCCTGCTCAGGCGCAGCGCTGCGGGGAGGCGGCGtggggctgctttggagaggtgccgggtgccagcagtggctgctgagagTGCAGGGAGCGCTGCGCAAGCCCAGGCCgcagctggaaggtgctgagtGGTCTAGAGAGCAACCAGGTATCCAGAGTAACTTTGGTTTGTGGGTGTTCCTTCCAAAGGGAGAGAGTTACAGTGTAAACGTTCAGGGCAATGAGGAAAAGCCAAAGTTTTGTGGGAATCCTGGGCGGGTTGTTACCTGTACAATTGCCTAtgtccttggctgcagccctgaggaaggagagcccagctgcttttctaGGTCCATTAAGCACTGCGTTCTGGGACTGAGAGTGAGAAGCCCTTTTCCTTGGTTTCCTACTtgaagcagtgtttgttttcctcctcagctgattttggcctctgtgctgtgctcagccctgagcacaggaaaTGGAGGTTGATGGTCGGGACCACTTACTGGATGGCACCCGAGGTGGTGAGAAGAGAGCCTtacggccccaaagtggacacctGGTCCCTTGGCATTGTGGGGatagaaatggccacaggagagGCTCCTTATATGCAGGAGACCAGTGTCAAGGTAAGGTGCAAATGTGCTCAGATAGCCGTGTCCTTCTGCTCTCAGTCCATTAGAgaaaatcccattcccacagcttGAAGTGCTTCCAGCAAGGGCCACTTCAAAAAAGGTCTCTGGGGCTCACATCAGCCGTCAAGGCAAGACCTGGTGCTGGAATAGCTGGGTCTGCACTGgggccttttttcctttgggagacAAGGCTCATCTCTAAGCATCTGCTGGGCAAGAAATTGCCACTGCAGACTGGAGTTTTAAAGATGGGGTCTAGGTGAGCCCTGAAGGATATGGAAGAATCACGTAGAgtctcatgtttccttttgcttcaggcCAGCTACCTGATAGGCAAGCAAGGGGTTCCaaatctgcagcagctcaggctaCCCCCTGGCTTGTGTGAatttctgggctgctgcctgcagatggatgtggacaggcgaggctctgccaaggaacttctgcaggtacaaggcaaagcggctgcaggccaaacagctgttccctgccagggTTTGCTCCTTGGCCAAACTCCAGGGAATCAGATGGGCCCCCCACAGAGTAATCTCCACTCTGGgtgcttttcaaatgaaaaccaagtaGGATCTTGACTGCTTGAGGTTAGAAGGGACCAGTGAAAGTCATCTAGCCCAGAACTCCAGCCACTGGCAAGGACATCTTCAAGTagatcaggttgttcagagGCCCATCCAAGCGGAGCTTGAATGTTGCTGGTTTggggctcctcccagctctctgggcagcctgtgccagtgttccAGCACTCTCCTCACAAACAGTTTCTTCCTCAGAGCCAATCTGAATTGAGTGTCTTTTAGCTTAAAGCcgttcccccttgtcctcttGCAATTGGCCCTGCTAAAAGAAATGTCCCCAACTTTCCTAGAAGCCCCTGAAACTATTGAAAAGTCTCCTTGGGGcttgctcttctccaggataaacaggcacaaggctcccagcccttcctcagaGGAGAGCTCCCACCTTCTGGTCATTTCTGTGTCCCTCTTTTGCTCTCAGGTGCTGTATTCAGGTTTGCCTGGTAGCAAAGGAACTGAAGTATTGCAATGCTGGGGATGGGGGCTTGAGGAACACAATGAAAGCAGTCCCTGCCAAACGGTTTTAGATTGGTCTGTGGGAATGGG is part of the Passer domesticus isolate bPasDom1 chromosome 6, bPasDom1.hap1, whole genome shotgun sequence genome and harbors:
- the LOC135303959 gene encoding serine/threonine-protein kinase PAK 3-like isoform X2, producing MLQEEQRQKIAVIHKVYQLQRELKQSEQLRQRLNEQWQNGQVMLQAELQEAERKMMAMEKRHQEEMERMHKVLLQCRLAEEKQVDAGSAIEAAGAAASCQEASSPQPENQSMSSSAHSSQEREKQFLKLLRCVVSVEDPEKKYTGWEHLGSGGFGAVYKAFDTATGQAVAVKELYLQHQGCEGILKEILLMRENKNANIVSYLESYLVDEAVLLVLEYMDGGSLADVVTVRRMAVGHIATVCRECLQGLAFLHAKQVIHRDIKSDNILLGRDGSVKLADFGLCAVLSPEHRKWRLMVGTTYWMAPEVVRREPYGPKVDTWSLGIVGIEMATGEAPYMQETSVKASYLIGKQGVPNLQQLRLPPGLCEFLGCCLQMDVDRRGSAKELLQHPFLQSAEPLLSLF
- the LOC135303959 gene encoding serine/threonine-protein kinase PAK 3-like isoform X1, with the protein product MAEQLRWAQEQCCKALRLWQSAQEEEKRNLMRELERQLEEQHVEARKQLEEWANFLAEMLQEEQRQKIAVIHKVYQLQRELKQSEQLRQRLNEQWQNGQVMLQAELQEAERKMMAMEKRHQEEMERMHKVLLQCRLAEEKQVDAGSAIEAAGAAASCQEASSPQPENQSMSSSAHSSQEREKQFLKLLRCVVSVEDPEKKYTGWEHLGSGGFGAVYKAFDTATGQAVAVKELYLQHQGCEGILKEILLMRENKNANIVSYLESYLVDEAVLLVLEYMDGGSLADVVTVRRMAVGHIATVCRECLQGLAFLHAKQVIHRDIKSDNILLGRDGSVKLADFGLCAVLSPEHRKWRLMVGTTYWMAPEVVRREPYGPKVDTWSLGIVGIEMATGEAPYMQETSVKASYLIGKQGVPNLQQLRLPPGLCEFLGCCLQMDVDRRGSAKELLQHPFLQSAEPLLSLF